CATCGTCGCGCCTTCTTCTACAGCGACTACATAATCTCCTGACATGCCCATCGAGAGCTCGCGGCTCGTCTGGGGCAGCAACCCCCGTGCGATCATTTCATCGCGCAGTTCGCGCAAGCCGCGAAACACCGGACGTGCCTCCTCCGGGTCTTGTGAAACGGGCGCCATCGTCATGAACCCGCGAATTTCCACAAAGTCCATCTCGCGCGCCGCTTGTAAAAAAGCCGGCACTTCGCCCGGCGCAAATCCGCTCTTCGACTCTTCGCCGGAGACGTTGACTTGCACCAAACAGGGAATGGGTCGCCCGATGGCGGCGGCCCTTTTTTGAATCTCCTCCGCAAGGCTTAGGCGATCCACAGAATGTATCCAATCAAAACGCGGTAGAACGTCCTTGACTTTCTTGGTCTGCAGGTTTCCGATATAATGCCAGCGCACCCGCTCTTGCACGTCGGCTGCCATGCCTTCCATTTTCGGCAACGCGACTTGCAGGCGGTTCTCTCCGAGATCGGTCAATCCGGCGCGAACGACGTTCTCCGTCTGCTCGGTGTCGATGTACTTCGTCACCGCGACGATTCGCACGTCCTCCGGATCTCGCCCCACTCGCAGACAGGCTCCTGCAATCTC
The DNA window shown above is from Tumebacillus amylolyticus and carries:
- a CDS encoding YggS family pyridoxal phosphate-dependent enzyme, translated to MDYETRLQEIRAEIAGACLRVGRDPEDVRIVAVTKYIDTEQTENVVRAGLTDLGENRLQVALPKMEGMAADVQERVRWHYIGNLQTKKVKDVLPRFDWIHSVDRLSLAEEIQKRAAAIGRPIPCLVQVNVSGEESKSGFAPGEVPAFLQAAREMDFVEIRGFMTMAPVSQDPEEARPVFRGLRELRDEMIARGLLPQTSRELSMGMSGDYVVAVEEGATMVRLGSVLVK